A stretch of Anolis sagrei isolate rAnoSag1 chromosome X, rAnoSag1.mat, whole genome shotgun sequence DNA encodes these proteins:
- the LOC137094849 gene encoding transmembrane protein 91-like, which translates to MSNPKYQKLEDDEAATQNLLTSSEREPHKETEPLDDHAGRRATKGYGTTPQTPYTNQPNYGIMGAGATRTPNFQLPVEEPDHLCYSIFTMLCCCLPLGIAALVFSIQTREAYQRGDIAAGQRNSRLALILANTALGVGLVFIIVYIVLVMIMANKIHNQQPPTGQ; encoded by the exons ATGAGCAACCCTAAATATCAGAAGCTTGAGGACGATGAGGCTGCCACTCAGAATCTGCTCACCTCCTCGGAAAGAGAACCCCACAAAGAGACTGAACCACTGGACGATCATGCTGGGCGACGGGCCACTAAGGGCTATGGGACAACTCCTCAAACACCATATACGAACCAGCCTAATTATGGCATTATGGGAGCAGGAGCCACCCGAACTCCAAACTTTCAGCTTCCCGTCGAAGAACCTGATCACCTGTGCTACTCTATTTTCACCATGCTTTGCTGTTGCCTCCCCCTAGGAATTGCTGCCTTGGTTTTCTCCATACAG ACCCGAGAGGCCTACCAACGTGGAGACATTGCAGCTGGTCAACGAAACAGCAGGCTTGCACTCATCTTGGCCAACACAGCGCTTGGGGTGGGGCTTGTATTTATAATTGTGTACATTGTCTTAGTAATGATCATGGCTAATAAGATACATAATCAACAACCACCTACTGGCCAATGA